A window from Flammeovirgaceae bacterium encodes these proteins:
- a CDS encoding efflux RND transporter periplasmic adaptor subunit, with protein sequence MKTKPYIHTLLFFVVAGIIAACSGAPKDKSTQLQELKAKQAELSKQIAQLEAEIAGEGPVAETVRSKEVAVRELAARPFEHFVRTQGKVEAEDNIDVSAKSMGVVSKVYVSEGDQVKAGTVLAQIDNGIILKNIDELKSQLDLASTIYERQKNLWDQKIGTEVQYMQAKTNKESLEKRLAALQEQNDMTRIKSPINGAVDEVFLKQGQNVAPGLPAVRVVNFSDLKIKAEVSEAYAMRIAKGDKVVVSLPDLDKEIKATVTFVGKTINPLSRTFTVEARLPSNSNFRPNMTAVLRVVFHTTESALVIPINVVQEINGQKIVYVAEKDGSNMVARKRVVTIDGVYDGQTEVKGLKPGDKLITIGFQGLSDGDFIKI encoded by the coding sequence ATGAAAACCAAACCATACATACACACACTCTTATTTTTTGTAGTCGCGGGTATAATCGCTGCCTGCAGCGGGGCACCCAAAGACAAAAGCACACAGTTGCAGGAACTTAAAGCGAAGCAGGCAGAATTATCGAAACAAATTGCACAATTGGAAGCCGAAATTGCCGGGGAAGGCCCCGTGGCGGAAACGGTAAGGTCTAAGGAGGTTGCCGTCAGGGAACTTGCAGCCAGGCCTTTCGAGCATTTTGTGCGCACACAGGGCAAAGTGGAAGCGGAAGACAATATTGACGTAAGCGCCAAATCCATGGGCGTGGTGAGCAAAGTGTACGTCAGCGAGGGCGACCAGGTGAAAGCAGGAACGGTGCTGGCCCAAATCGACAACGGTATCATTCTGAAGAACATAGACGAGTTGAAATCGCAACTGGACCTGGCCAGTACCATTTACGAGAGGCAGAAAAACCTTTGGGACCAAAAGATTGGCACCGAGGTTCAGTACATGCAGGCAAAAACGAACAAGGAGTCCCTGGAAAAAAGGCTGGCGGCCCTGCAGGAGCAAAATGACATGACCCGCATAAAATCCCCTATCAATGGGGCAGTGGACGAAGTGTTTTTGAAGCAAGGGCAAAACGTGGCCCCAGGCCTGCCGGCCGTGCGGGTGGTGAACTTTTCGGACCTGAAGATCAAAGCGGAAGTATCGGAGGCTTACGCCATGCGCATTGCAAAAGGGGACAAGGTGGTGGTGTCCCTTCCGGACCTGGACAAGGAAATAAAGGCCACCGTGACATTTGTGGGCAAAACGATAAACCCACTTTCCAGGACCTTTACAGTGGAGGCCCGGCTTCCGTCCAATTCCAACTTTCGCCCCAATATGACGGCCGTGCTCCGCGTTGTTTTCCATACTACCGAAAGTGCCCTGGTTATACCCATTAACGTGGTGCAGGAAATCAATGGCCAGAAAATCGTATACGTGGCCGAAAAGGATGGCAGCAACATGGTTGCCCGCAAACGCGTGGTCACCATTGATGGCGTATATGACGGGCAAACGGAGGTAAAAGGGTTGAAGCCCGGGGACAAGTTGATCACGATTGGCTTTCAGGGGCTGAGTGACGGTGATTTTATCAAAATCTGA
- a CDS encoding efflux RND transporter permease subunit has translation MQDIEKEFKPTSWAIDNKVSIYVATIIICLAGIMTYINLPKENFPEVVFPQIFVATVYPGAAPEDIENLITKEIEKEVKSISGIKKVSSNSVQDFSNIIIEFEPDIAIEKAKQEVKDAVDRAKNDLPTDLDNDPQIVEIDISEVPIMNVNLSGDYDLQTLKHYADDMQDAIEALTEIRRVDIVGALDREIQINVDLYKAALAGVSLDDVSNAIRFENVIVSGGQISVDGMKRSLSVNGEYTSADQIANTVVSSIKGGKVYLKDIATVLDTHKEQESFARLDEKNVVTLNVIKRSGENLILASDQINEIVKNFEENILPPGLKVTITADQSDNTRVTLHDLINTIIIGFVLVTVILMFFMGATNAIFVGLSVPISSLMTFLLFPTIGFTLNLMTLFSFLLALGIVVDDAIVVIENTHRVFDNGKVPIRKAAKIAAGEVFLPVLSGTLVVLAPFVPLAFWPGVIGKFMMYLPITLIIALLASLVVAYIINPVFAADFMRPHDHDHDEKSKLTKGFKVATVVFGAIALISYLIGSVGVGNFTVFIYGLYALHHFYLVRVISAFQTNFWPKVQVKYKALVRWCLKGWHPIWVVVGVVFLFVFSIVFTAIRKPPVVFFPNGDPNFVFAYIRMPIGTDQRVTDSVTNVVEDRVIAVVGKGNPIVESVISNVAIGASENPFDGGTQASPHLGKVTVAFVKFAKRGGQSTKEYLDKIREAVKGIKGAEISVDKEQNGPPTGKPINIEVAADDFGVLTTTAERVQRYLDSLQVPGVEELKSDFQSNKPEIVIHIDREKANREGISTGQIGSTLRTAIYGLEVSKFRDANDDYPIQVRIKKDQRNDINTLMNLPITYRDMSSGGQVRQVPLSAIAKIEYSNSFAGIRRIDQKRVITLSSNVLSDFNPNAVVADIKSRLASFNIPDGVTIKMTGEQEQQAETSAFLGVAFMVAFGLIFMILVTLFNSTSKPVIILSEILFSIIGVLIGFSLFKMEISIVMSGVGIMALAGLVVRNGILLVEFTDLLRSQGVELREAIAEASMTRMTPVILTALAAMLGLIPLAIGFNIDFVTLFSEFRPQIFFGGDNVAFWGPLSWTMIFGLIFGTFLTLVLVPVLYLITARLKERIFGVVRKPAGEVEEGIAFN, from the coding sequence ATGCAAGACATAGAAAAAGAATTTAAACCTACCAGTTGGGCCATTGACAACAAGGTTTCCATATATGTGGCAACCATCATCATTTGCCTTGCCGGTATCATGACATACATCAACCTCCCAAAAGAAAATTTCCCAGAGGTTGTTTTTCCACAAATTTTTGTGGCCACGGTTTACCCCGGTGCCGCACCGGAGGATATTGAAAACCTGATAACGAAAGAAATAGAGAAGGAGGTAAAATCCATTTCAGGGATAAAAAAGGTTTCCAGCAACTCCGTGCAGGACTTTTCTAATATCATTATTGAATTTGAACCGGACATCGCCATAGAGAAGGCAAAACAGGAAGTGAAGGATGCCGTGGACAGGGCCAAAAACGACCTACCAACCGACCTCGACAATGACCCTCAAATAGTGGAAATCGACATTTCCGAGGTTCCCATTATGAACGTGAACCTTTCCGGGGATTACGATTTGCAGACCCTGAAGCACTACGCAGACGATATGCAGGATGCCATCGAGGCCCTTACCGAAATACGCAGGGTGGATATTGTGGGCGCCCTCGACCGCGAGATACAGATCAATGTGGACTTGTACAAGGCCGCATTGGCCGGGGTAAGCCTGGACGATGTTTCCAATGCCATCCGGTTCGAGAACGTCATCGTTTCCGGTGGGCAGATTTCCGTGGATGGGATGAAGCGTTCCCTTAGTGTGAATGGCGAGTACACGTCAGCGGACCAAATAGCCAACACGGTGGTGAGCTCGATCAAAGGCGGCAAAGTTTACCTTAAAGACATTGCCACGGTATTGGACACGCACAAAGAGCAGGAAAGCTTTGCGCGTTTGGATGAAAAAAACGTGGTGACCCTCAACGTGATTAAGCGGAGCGGGGAAAACCTGATCCTGGCCTCCGACCAGATCAACGAAATCGTAAAGAATTTTGAGGAAAATATTTTGCCACCCGGGCTAAAAGTCACCATCACCGCAGACCAGTCGGACAATACGCGGGTAACCCTCCACGATTTGATCAACACCATTATAATAGGGTTTGTGCTGGTGACCGTTATCCTCATGTTTTTTATGGGGGCAACCAACGCCATCTTTGTGGGGCTTTCCGTTCCCATCTCCAGCTTAATGACGTTCCTTCTGTTCCCCACGATAGGGTTTACCCTAAACCTGATGACCTTGTTCTCGTTTTTGCTGGCATTGGGCATTGTGGTGGACGATGCCATTGTGGTGATCGAAAATACCCATAGGGTGTTTGACAATGGCAAAGTGCCCATACGCAAGGCGGCAAAGATTGCGGCAGGCGAAGTGTTCCTGCCGGTGCTCTCGGGCACCTTGGTGGTATTGGCGCCTTTTGTGCCATTGGCCTTTTGGCCGGGGGTGATTGGAAAATTCATGATGTATTTGCCGATAACCCTGATCATCGCCTTGTTGGCTTCTTTGGTGGTGGCCTATATCATTAACCCTGTGTTTGCGGCCGACTTTATGCGGCCCCATGACCACGACCATGACGAAAAATCCAAATTGACCAAAGGCTTTAAGGTGGCTACTGTTGTTTTTGGGGCCATTGCCCTCATATCCTACCTCATAGGTTCGGTAGGGGTGGGCAATTTTACCGTCTTTATATACGGGCTGTATGCCTTGCACCACTTTTACCTGGTGAGGGTGATCTCCGCGTTCCAAACCAATTTTTGGCCAAAGGTACAGGTTAAATACAAGGCCCTGGTCAGGTGGTGCCTGAAGGGCTGGCATCCCATTTGGGTAGTGGTTGGCGTGGTTTTTCTGTTTGTGTTTTCCATTGTGTTTACCGCTATCCGTAAGCCACCGGTGGTTTTCTTTCCCAATGGTGACCCGAATTTTGTGTTTGCGTACATACGGATGCCAATCGGTACGGACCAGCGGGTGACCGACTCCGTCACCAATGTGGTGGAGGACAGGGTAATTGCCGTGGTGGGCAAGGGCAACCCTATAGTGGAGTCGGTTATTTCCAACGTGGCCATTGGGGCCAGCGAAAATCCATTTGACGGGGGCACCCAGGCAAGCCCCCACCTGGGAAAGGTGACGGTGGCGTTTGTGAAGTTTGCCAAACGGGGCGGGCAATCCACCAAAGAATACCTGGACAAAATACGCGAAGCCGTTAAAGGAATAAAAGGGGCGGAGATATCGGTGGACAAGGAACAAAATGGGCCGCCAACCGGCAAGCCCATCAACATTGAGGTTGCCGCGGATGATTTTGGCGTACTGACCACCACTGCCGAGCGGGTGCAACGGTATTTGGATTCCCTGCAGGTGCCTGGCGTGGAGGAACTCAAATCTGATTTTCAAAGCAACAAGCCCGAGATTGTCATCCATATCGACAGGGAAAAGGCCAACCGCGAAGGCATTTCCACCGGCCAGATAGGAAGTACCTTGCGCACGGCAATTTATGGGCTGGAAGTGTCCAAATTCCGCGATGCCAACGATGACTATCCCATACAGGTCCGCATCAAGAAAGACCAACGCAACGACATCAATACGCTAATGAACCTGCCCATTACCTACCGGGACATGAGTTCCGGGGGACAGGTGCGCCAGGTACCGTTGTCGGCAATAGCCAAAATAGAATATTCCAATAGTTTTGCGGGCATCAGGAGGATCGATCAAAAGCGGGTCATTACGCTCTCTTCCAATGTGTTGAGCGATTTTAACCCCAATGCAGTTGTGGCCGATATAAAGTCGCGGCTTGCGTCATTCAATATCCCGGATGGCGTCACCATTAAGATGACCGGGGAGCAGGAACAACAGGCGGAGACGTCAGCCTTCCTGGGCGTGGCTTTCATGGTGGCCTTTGGCTTGATTTTCATGATCCTGGTTACTTTGTTCAATTCCACCAGCAAGCCTGTCATTATCCTTTCGGAGATCCTGTTTAGCATTATTGGCGTGTTGATAGGATTCTCTTTGTTTAAAATGGAAATTTCCATTGTAATGTCGGGCGTGGGCATCATGGCGCTTGCCGGCCTGGTGGTGCGCAATGGTATCCTGTTGGTGGAATTTACGGATTTGTTGAGGAGCCAGGGGGTGGAATTGCGT